TCGCGAAGAACGCGACGCCGCCGAGCAAACAATTCGCAAACTCAACACGCAGATTGAAAAACAGCGGCAACTACAGAAGGAATCGGAAGACAGGTTGCTATCGGCTCGCGAACGCTTCGGGCAACTCTCTGAGGGCGAACAGAAGCGGGCGATCGCGATCAAGCAAAAGGCGGACGCCAGCGGCTATGCGGCACTGACCCGCGAAGAACGAGCAGTTCTCCGTGGGATCGGAACCGAGGGGGCGGAATCGATTGCCCGACAGGGCGACGTAGCGGCGGCCAATGCGGCCGGGTTTGATCAGTTCTTTGGCGGCGCGGAACGCAAGAAGATCAAGGATGCGATCGCGGAGCAAGCCAAGCTGGAAGTTGAGGTCAAGGCTCAGCGGCAAGTGGTCGTCAAGCTCGAGGCTGATGATGAACGACTTATTGAGGTAATCCGCGAACAGTTCGGAACGCTACTAGAAGCCCAGGAACAAATCACCGAAGAGAAGATCAAGCGAGCCCTGACCGACTTACGAGCGGAACAAAACAAGACCCTGAAAAACTCCCTTCCACCGATCAACTAGCCATGTACCTAAAAATCGGCAACTACACGCACCCGATCGGCGAACCGGCCTTGCAGATTGGCAAGCGTCCGGTTTTGTCCGAAGGCGGAATTCCGTTGTCGATCATCGAAACATGGTTGATCAATGGCCTCATCGTCGGCAGCGGCCAGGCGGACATTGACGCCAAGGTTGCCGCCCTGGTCAGCGCCTACAGTCAGCGAAACTTCGACGCTGTTCTGTTGCTCTCTGATGGCGCAACAGCCAGCCAGCACGTGATGCGCCATCGTGACTCGATGGGCGGCATCCGGGTCATTGCCGGCCCCAGCTTCCCTAACGGCGGTGGCGCTGAATACGCTACAAAGCGAACTTTTTCCGTCACGCTCGAAGCGGAATTTCCCGAAGCCGCAGCGACATCCCTACTCAGCTTTCGCGAATCGGTCACATTTGGCGGCGGCGGCCCGCGAACCGCTTGGACCGAAACGAAGCTCGGTCCACCTCGACCGCAGCTGGTGCGACGCCAGACCATCTACCGAGCAACCCAAAGCGGCCAGGCGGTCGGCTATCGCGTCTACCCGACTTTCCCCGGTCTACTGCTGCCGGAACGCTACGCCCTTGAGCCTCCATCGCTGACCTACGGCGGCGGCAAGAATCGCGGCAACGGCCTCTTTACCGACTACACGCTCAGCTGGGAGGTCCGCTATCAATCGGATCGCCCCTTGGTGGCAACCCCTCATTTACGATAACGGAGCATAGGCGATGGCACTATTTGTTTGGCGCGGCGACGCGCAGGGGAGAGCCCAGGTCTCGAAGATCGTGGCGGAATTCGTCGAAGCTGGCGACATCGTGACGCTGACAATCAACCGGAAAGACATCGCCTTCACGGCGCTGAGCGATTCCCTGGCGCCGATCTACGAAGGATTGATCGCCGCGATCGAGGAAGCGGATCTGCCCGAATTGGCCGACATCACGGCCGAGGTGGTGACAGACGATTCCACTCCCTACCTGAAGCTGACCGGCGCCGCAGACGGTCGCCCGTTCACGATCACCACCGACGCGTCGAACGGTTCACTCGGCGACGTCGCGATCAGCACGACCACGTCAGCATTCGCGGGCTCGAACGAAAAGCAGACGGTGACGCTACCGGCCGGCGTCACCGGCGGTACGTTCACCCTGACGTTTGATAGCCAGGAGACCGGCAACATCGCCTACAACGCCAGCGCGGCCACGGTTCAGACTGCTCTGGAGGCATTGTCGAACATTGATAGCGGCGACGTGGAGGTCAGCGGAGCGGCCGGCGGACCGTGGACGATCGAGTTTAAGGCGACCTACGTCAACACCGACGTGCCGCTTCTCCTTATGGACTCGTCGAGCCTGACCGCCGGTACGGTGAGCATTGCCGAAATTGCCAAAGGCCAGGCGGGCACGAACGAAATCGTTCGCGTCACGATGACCTACTCAGCATCAAAGCCATCTGGAACGCCTACCGAGTACGCGATGACATTTGGAGCATCGAACCATATTTTTCGGTGGATCGACTTTAGCGATCTCGACACCGCCGCGAAGTTTAAAACCCAGATGGAGACGCATCCAGATATTAATTCGTCAAATGTCACGGTAACGCTAGTTTCGTCAGCATTTCGCGAACGCGTTTACGATGTCGAGTTCACAGGCTCGCTTGGCGGGTTCAACTGGGATATCACCTTCTTCGAAGCGTCGGGCTACGGCATCGGCAGCGGCGCAACCACGCAGCAAGACGGCAGCGCAACCGGCACCAACGAACGCCAACAAGTCACGCTGACCGGATCGCCAGGCGGCGGCACCTTTACGCTCACCTACAACGGGCAGACCACCGGCAACATCGCCTATAACGCCAGTGCGGCGATGGTTGAGACGGCGCTAGAGGCGCTCTCGAATATTACCAGCGGCGACGTTTCGGTGTCGGGTGCGGTCGGCAACTGGCTGATCGACTTCGAGAACAACCTGGCGGCTACCGATGTTCCCCTGATGACTGGCGACGGAGCAAATCTTACTGGTGGCGCCGGGGCGATTTCGGTCACCCAGTCGGCGGCGTCGCCGGTAAATGAGCGGCAGACCGTCAGCCTTTCCGAAGGCGTCACCGGCGGCACATTCACGCTCACCTATGCCGGCCAGGAGTCGGGCAACATTTCCTACTCGGCGGCGGCGTCGGCGGTCGAGACGGCGCTGGAGGCGCT
This sequence is a window from Blastopirellula retiformator. Protein-coding genes within it:
- a CDS encoding autotransporter outer membrane beta-barrel domain-containing protein, producing MALFVWRGDAQGRAQVSKIVAEFVEAGDIVTLTINRKDIAFTALSDSLAPIYEGLIAAIEEADLPELADITAEVVTDDSTPYLKLTGAADGRPFTITTDASNGSLGDVAISTTTSAFAGSNEKQTVTLPAGVTGGTFTLTFDSQETGNIAYNASAATVQTALEALSNIDSGDVEVSGAAGGPWTIEFKATYVNTDVPLLLMDSSSLTAGTVSIAEIAKGQAGTNEIVRVTMTYSASKPSGTPTEYAMTFGASNHIFRWIDFSDLDTAAKFKTQMETHPDINSSNVTVTLVSSAFRERVYDVEFTGSLGGFNWDITFFEASGYGIGSGATTQQDGSATGTNERQQVTLTGSPGGGTFTLTYNGQTTGNIAYNASAAMVETALEALSNITSGDVSVSGAVGNWLIDFENNLAATDVPLMTGDGANLTGGAGAISVTQSAASPVNERQTVSLSEGVTGGTFTLTYAGQESGNISYSAAASAVETALEALSNIGAVGVTGPEGGPWIVEFQGGLAATNVALMSGDGANLTGDNSQTLTISSLTTPTGPHHWSEPENWDQNSVPVNGSDVRIENTDSSILYGLGQSAVTLDSLDVRASFTGSIGLPNYNEAGFYEYLPTHLAVGATVASIGKGEGSGSSLVRLDTSSAQTAVTVHSTGGTSSTNGYAVEWVGTNASNTMVVYKGSVGVAIDAGDVAVLDSLNVSFVDSRDSDALVALGDDVTVGDIVKNGGELTIGGKSGTAIDSIQNTAGVLRIEGTDAVSQLYVEGGEVYYWTSGTLGGDTVVDTDGQLIFDGDMRDKVVTNIIIVRGDSANVIDTNEVVQILTLRFQGTTRLSDLGNDIIVTRGADVTTLNGFRTVASTVQQQEVDVTSTLQSIGDLLDDESYTHPAGKTAADIIQFDVSHATADVDVHDASNDIDGTTTTATTGVTYWPILGAAALAMRLKTASTATCLIRIWYA